The Chryseobacterium geocarposphaerae genome window below encodes:
- a CDS encoding DNA polymerase III subunit, which translates to MNWENIAGQENLKKLLRDSITENRVSHAQLFVGKEGYGTLPMVLAYAKEVLSRENEHAASKVEHLNHLDLHFSFPVFTDNKNSLSKNKFEEFREMILKSPYSSYDDWTAFLESENKQLFISADEIDDQNQKFSLKSFEGGTKILIVWRADKMNVAASNKFLKFLEEPPAKTVILLTAESSNDILPTILSRTQIVEVPRINDEDIQMYLKTNFNISDEKIKEIVHEAQGDLNDALKLLESGNKNEEFEKLFVQWVRDAFMVKKKPEFLRSIIIWAREIAGWNREKQKNFLNYCSEIFRLALLQNYQSEALVYKKIDANGFNWKGFSKYISGANIESILEEINTADLHLTRNGNPKIVWTDLGIKLSRHIHKNS; encoded by the coding sequence ATGAATTGGGAGAACATTGCCGGACAAGAAAATCTGAAAAAACTTCTAAGAGACAGTATTACCGAAAACAGAGTAAGCCATGCCCAGCTTTTCGTAGGAAAAGAAGGATATGGCACATTGCCTATGGTTTTAGCCTATGCAAAAGAAGTTTTGAGCCGGGAAAATGAACACGCTGCTTCAAAGGTGGAGCACTTAAATCATCTGGATTTACATTTCAGTTTTCCCGTTTTTACGGATAATAAAAATTCTTTAAGCAAAAATAAGTTTGAAGAATTCCGTGAAATGATTCTTAAGTCTCCCTATTCAAGCTATGATGACTGGACGGCTTTTCTTGAATCTGAAAATAAGCAGCTGTTTATTTCAGCAGATGAAATAGATGACCAAAACCAGAAGTTTTCCCTTAAAAGTTTTGAAGGCGGAACCAAAATTCTGATCGTCTGGAGAGCTGATAAGATGAACGTTGCCGCTTCCAATAAATTTCTTAAGTTCCTCGAAGAGCCGCCTGCAAAAACAGTTATTTTATTGACAGCAGAGTCTTCCAACGATATTCTTCCGACTATTCTTTCTAGAACCCAGATTGTAGAAGTTCCAAGAATTAATGATGAAGATATTCAGATGTATCTGAAAACTAATTTTAATATTTCAGATGAAAAAATAAAAGAAATCGTTCATGAAGCTCAGGGAGATCTGAACGATGCTCTTAAACTTTTAGAATCCGGAAACAAGAACGAAGAGTTTGAAAAACTTTTTGTACAATGGGTTCGTGACGCTTTTATGGTGAAAAAGAAGCCTGAATTTCTGAGAAGTATCATTATTTGGGCAAGAGAAATTGCGGGATGGAACAGGGAGAAGCAGAAAAACTTTTTAAATTACTGTTCTGAAATTTTCAGATTGGCTTTGCTTCAAAATTACCAATCCGAGGCTTTGGTGTATAAGAAGATTGATGCCAATGGCTTTAACTGGAAAGGATTTTCAAAATATATAAGCGGAGCCAATATTGAAAGTATTCTGGAAGAAATCAATACAGCTGATCTGCACCTTACCAGAAACGGAAATCCTAAAATAGTCTGGACAGATTTAGGAATAAAATTATCAAGACATATACACAAGAATTCATAA
- a CDS encoding HlyD family secretion protein — protein sequence MENNTTQATEPKKKKSLVFPIILAVVLIGGGIYGYKTYSYGQVHEETDDAQIASNLAPVISKISGYVTEVKVKDNQFVKKGDTLVILDNRDQKMALEQAQAALVTAKSNIANAEATTTATSKNINTSEAAVTTANAQIEAAKVNVWKTGQDLKRYSVLVKDHSITEQQYEQALAAKQSADRQLQVLIDQKNQIAQQTNVASSQTAASSQQISVAGSVAKQREVDVENAKLNLSYTVIVAPEDGYVGKVPIQAGQYLQAGSQLFALVKNDQKWVVANFKETQVDKMVEGQKVKIEIDAFPDREFEGVVSSFSPATGATFSILPPDNASGNFVKVVQRLPVKIDFVNLDKDIAKRLRTGMNVKAEVSLK from the coding sequence ATGGAAAATAATACTACACAAGCGACTGAACCTAAAAAGAAAAAAAGTTTAGTTTTCCCAATAATCTTGGCGGTTGTTTTAATCGGTGGAGGAATCTACGGATATAAAACTTATTCTTACGGGCAGGTTCACGAAGAAACTGACGATGCTCAGATCGCTTCAAACTTAGCACCTGTAATTTCTAAAATTTCAGGATATGTAACGGAAGTTAAAGTAAAAGATAACCAATTCGTCAAAAAAGGAGATACCTTGGTTATTTTAGATAACAGAGATCAGAAGATGGCGCTTGAACAAGCTCAGGCTGCTTTGGTAACGGCAAAAAGCAATATCGCGAACGCAGAAGCTACTACTACAGCAACCTCTAAAAACATCAATACTTCAGAAGCAGCAGTTACTACTGCCAATGCGCAAATTGAAGCAGCAAAAGTAAATGTTTGGAAAACGGGTCAGGATTTAAAAAGATATTCAGTATTGGTAAAAGATCATTCTATTACCGAGCAACAATATGAGCAGGCTTTAGCAGCAAAACAATCTGCCGACAGACAGTTACAGGTTTTAATTGACCAGAAAAATCAGATTGCCCAGCAAACTAATGTTGCGTCTTCTCAGACAGCAGCAAGCTCTCAACAGATTAGTGTTGCAGGATCCGTTGCAAAACAAAGAGAAGTAGATGTAGAAAATGCAAAACTAAACTTATCTTATACAGTAATCGTTGCTCCGGAAGACGGATATGTTGGAAAAGTTCCAATTCAGGCAGGACAATATTTACAGGCAGGTTCTCAGTTATTTGCCTTAGTTAAAAATGACCAGAAATGGGTAGTGGCCAACTTCAAGGAAACCCAGGTGGATAAAATGGTGGAAGGCCAGAAAGTGAAGATCGAGATTGATGCTTTTCCTGATAGAGAATTTGAAGGAGTTGTAAGTTCATTTTCTCCTGCAACAGGAGCTACGTTCTCAATTTTGCCTCCGGATAACGCAAGTGGTAACTTCGTAAAAGTGGTTCAGAGACTTCCTGTAAAAATAGACTTTGTAAATCTTGATAAGGATATTGCAAAAAGATTGAGAACAGGAATGAACGTGAAAGCAGAAGTTTCGTTGAAATAA
- a CDS encoding TetR/AcrR family transcriptional regulator, translated as MLSKEENILYAAEKLFAELGFEGTSTREIAKAANVNISMISYYFGSKEKLYEKLVEYRMNEGQFFSKDILERTDINEWEKIEKIVDQFAGRVRNHKCFYRIMQREQLHTKNPQIVEFLKQTKMGFIAMYSKILESGLEKGIFTKNPPIYLLHATVSGTLFYASNAKEMYKEFLNDTEDEEVFDEKYYSELNKHIKYLLKDLLGYEENK; from the coding sequence ATGTTATCAAAAGAAGAAAATATATTGTATGCTGCTGAAAAATTATTTGCAGAGCTTGGGTTCGAAGGTACTTCTACCCGTGAGATTGCAAAAGCAGCAAATGTGAATATCTCTATGATTTCCTATTATTTTGGTTCAAAAGAAAAGCTTTATGAAAAATTAGTTGAATACAGGATGAATGAGGGGCAATTCTTTTCGAAGGATATCCTTGAAAGAACTGATATCAACGAATGGGAAAAAATAGAGAAAATAGTAGATCAGTTTGCCGGCAGGGTAAGAAACCATAAATGTTTCTACAGAATTATGCAGCGGGAACAGCTTCATACAAAGAATCCTCAGATTGTTGAATTTCTGAAGCAGACAAAAATGGGATTCATTGCGATGTATTCTAAAATCCTGGAAAGTGGATTAGAAAAAGGAATTTTTACAAAGAATCCTCCTATTTATCTTTTACATGCTACAGTGAGCGGAACTTTATTTTATGCATCCAATGCCAAAGAAATGTATAAAGAATTCCTGAATGATACTGAGGATGAAGAAGTTTTCGATGAAAAATATTACTCAGAACTTAATAAACATATTAAATATTTACTAAAAGACCTTTTAGGTTATGAAGAAAATAAATAA
- a CDS encoding TolC family protein gives MKKINNSVLALALFVGFANANAQEKKTLTLDEAVQLGIQNSKNLKIDAAKIEEATADLLEAKNKQLPELKVSGSYMYLPNKPNVNIKLPGVSAEGGSSPEVHQVLYGSANLSVPIYSGGRIKYGIQSAKYLVEASRLTTENDKTAIAYNVAQAYNNLFKANQSIKVLEENLTASQKRDETFLKLENNGVIARNDRLKANLQTSNIELQLLEAKNNYNIANINMDLLLGLPETTEIEVDQNYIEEGEDVKPVDFYVNAAKENRKDLQALDKQRQAAALGTKAAKAENLPSLAFTGGYVAADIPKFLTIYNAVNVGVGISYNLSNIWKENSAYKQSKAREMQLAATNELLNDNIKLDVNREYQNTDYSKKRIAVFEKSAEQANENYRITKNKYDNGLATMTELLDADAAQIEANVGVINAKADAALAYRKLLQTTGTLTIK, from the coding sequence ATGAAGAAAATAAATAACTCAGTCCTTGCATTAGCTCTATTCGTAGGGTTTGCAAACGCAAATGCTCAGGAGAAAAAAACACTTACTCTTGATGAAGCTGTGCAATTGGGAATCCAGAACAGTAAAAATCTGAAGATTGATGCTGCAAAGATTGAAGAAGCTACAGCAGACCTTTTGGAAGCAAAAAACAAACAATTACCGGAGCTTAAAGTTTCTGGAAGTTATATGTATCTTCCCAATAAACCGAATGTAAATATAAAGCTTCCGGGAGTTTCAGCGGAAGGGGGTAGCAGTCCGGAGGTACATCAAGTTCTTTACGGATCGGCTAACCTGAGTGTTCCGATCTACAGCGGTGGAAGAATAAAATACGGAATCCAATCTGCAAAATATTTGGTGGAAGCATCCAGACTAACGACTGAAAATGACAAAACGGCAATTGCTTACAACGTTGCTCAGGCATACAATAACTTATTTAAAGCCAACCAGTCCATTAAAGTTTTAGAAGAAAACCTTACCGCTTCTCAAAAAAGAGACGAGACTTTCCTTAAACTTGAAAATAATGGAGTTATTGCAAGGAATGACCGTTTAAAAGCGAATCTTCAGACTTCAAATATAGAATTGCAATTATTGGAAGCAAAAAATAACTACAATATTGCCAATATCAATATGGATTTATTATTGGGTCTTCCCGAAACTACAGAAATTGAAGTAGATCAAAATTATATTGAGGAAGGAGAAGATGTAAAGCCTGTAGATTTTTATGTAAACGCAGCCAAAGAAAACCGTAAAGATCTTCAGGCTCTTGATAAGCAAAGACAGGCAGCCGCTTTGGGAACAAAAGCAGCAAAAGCGGAAAATCTTCCTTCCCTTGCATTTACAGGAGGCTATGTTGCAGCTGATATTCCTAAGTTTTTAACAATCTATAATGCCGTAAACGTTGGAGTGGGGATTTCTTATAACTTATCCAATATCTGGAAAGAAAATTCAGCTTATAAGCAATCGAAAGCAAGAGAAATGCAATTGGCAGCAACCAACGAGTTGTTAAATGATAACATCAAGCTTGATGTAAACAGAGAATATCAGAATACAGATTATTCTAAAAAGAGAATTGCTGTTTTCGAAAAATCTGCGGAACAGGCTAATGAAAATTACAGAATCACAAAAAATAAATATGACAACGGTCTGGCTACCATGACGGAATTACTGGATGCGGATGCGGCTCAGATTGAGGCCAATGTTGGAGTAATCAATGCAAAGGCAGACGCTGCGTTGGCATACAGAAAACTATTACAAACTACAGGAACTTTAACAATTAAATAA